The Tamandua tetradactyla isolate mTamTet1 chromosome 6, mTamTet1.pri, whole genome shotgun sequence genome contains the following window.
GCCTGCCGGCCGGGGCCGCCCTCTGCCTCAAGTACGGCGAGAGCGCGAGCAGGGGCTCGGTGGCTGAGAGCAGCGGCGGCGAGCAGAGCCCCGACGACGACAGCGACGGCCGCTGCGAGCTGGTGCTGCGGGCCGGAGGCGCCGACCCGCGGGCCTCTCCGGGCGCTGGGGGCGGCGGCGCCAAGGCGGCGGAGGGCTGCTCCAACGCCCACCTCCACAGCGGTGCCAGCGCCCCCTCTGGGGGCCCGGgaggcggtggcggcggcggcggcggcggcagcagcaaGAAATCCAAAGAGCAAAAGGCGCTGCGGCTCAACATCAACGCCCGCGAGCGCAGGCGGATGCACGACCTGAACGACGCGCTGGACGAGCTGCGCGCTGTGATCCCTTACGCGCACAGCCCTTCGGTGCGGAAGCTCTCCAAGATCGCCACGCTGCTGCTCGCCAAGAACTACATCCTCATGCAGGCGCAGGCCCTGGAGGAGATGCGGCGGCTTGTCGCCTACCTCAACCAGGGCCAGGCCATCTCGGCCGCCTCGCTGCCCAgctcggcggcggcggcggcggcggccgctgCGCTGCACCCGGCGCTTGGCGCCTACGAGCAGGCTGCGGGCTACCCGTTCAGCGCTGGGCTGCCCCCGGCCGCCTCCTGCCCGGAGAAGTGCGCCCTGTTCAACAGCGTCTCCTCCAGCCTCTGCAAACAGTGCACGGAGAAGCCTTAAACACACTTCCGAAAAACACCAGACCTACCCAAATGCTAGAGGAAAGCAAAAAGctgactccccaccccccaccccattcatTTCGGCCCTCTCGTAGTTGCCAAATACTTGCAGAGGAAACAAAGCGGAGGCGAGGACTGAGAAGGATCAGAGACAAGCGGGACCTTTTGCCTTGACATCCCCAGAATCTCGGTCtttggggcagggagggaggggcgaGGGAGGTGGAGTTGGGATGGAATATGGATGTTTAATTTTCTCGAAAAGTGGCAACTTTGGTGGCAGCCTAGACCACGAGGAAGTGAAGTCTTCCTTTATGGCGAGAAATAAGTTGAGAAGTAGTAACTTGGTTATTAAGGCGTGGAGCATATTGAATGGCAAACTACTAATCCTAATAATATTTGTGACTTTGGCTAGTGCTGAGAGGAACAGGAGTCAGGGGTTGGGTCGCATGTCGGACGGAATATTCTTTCAGACAAATCAGAAAGGgcacttgaaaataaattttgattctGAGCCAGGAGAAAAACTTGAAATGTAGACTTATTtaagtgaaaaagagagagacacgTTGCTATGGAAGacttgtattattttttactgtCTCTGAACTTTAATTCTGTGAAAATGCTCAAAGTTTTGGCGAGCGTGGTATAAAAACTGACTGTGGTTGAaagaattgcatttaaaaatatttatgtgcaCCTTGTTACTTTCCACTTTGCAATGATGTATAACAATCCATGgtatttatttgttattcttcAATAACCTTCCACTTCAACGATATTTATCATGTGTTAAAGTCGCAGGTCTTAtgtgcagatttttttaaatgcctctgaaattctgttttatatattgacTTATACTGTGTGCCAAGTGTTTAAAGGGTTTATTTGCCAACaagtatgaagaaaaatattgatgTATCTGAGCTGCTTAGATTTATGAAAGGTCACCTGGATATTTTCAGTTGCATCATCCCTGTATTTAAATTGAGCTTTAATAAATTGCTTCAGTCCAAAAATTACAGGAAAGGTGTATTCTTACTTGATGAATGAGTTCATCTCTTTTTTGAAAGGGGACTCCTTTGCATTCTAAAAGGGAAATAGCTATTTACTTTTACAAGACATCACAGCAATAGATTCTGTAAGTAAGAACATGctaagcaaatatttttccaggCTGTGTTATGCATTTTAAAGGTCTAATTTAattgcttttaatatatatatatgttattttaactGTGGAGAATTATTTAAGTTAAGAGACTGGTTTGATTTGCCTAAGGTGTaaaattctttgttatttttctaaaaaaaaaaataaaatttaaaaagaaat
Protein-coding sequences here:
- the BHLHE22 gene encoding class E basic helix-loop-helix protein 22 — translated: MERGLHLGAAAAGEDDLFLHKSLSASTAKRLEAAFRSTPPGMDLSLAAPPRERPASSSSSPLGCFEPADPEGAGLLLPPPGGGGGGGAGGGGGGGGGVGVPGLLVGSAGVGGDPSLSSLPAGAALCLKYGESASRGSVAESSGGEQSPDDDSDGRCELVLRAGGADPRASPGAGGGGAKAAEGCSNAHLHSGASAPSGGPGGGGGGGGGGSSKKSKEQKALRLNINARERRRMHDLNDALDELRAVIPYAHSPSVRKLSKIATLLLAKNYILMQAQALEEMRRLVAYLNQGQAISAASLPSSAAAAAAAAALHPALGAYEQAAGYPFSAGLPPAASCPEKCALFNSVSSSLCKQCTEKP